A single Seriola aureovittata isolate HTS-2021-v1 ecotype China chromosome 19, ASM2101889v1, whole genome shotgun sequence DNA region contains:
- the cd2ap gene encoding CD2-associated protein isoform X1, whose translation MEVVVEFEYEALHDDELTLRLGDIIKNVRYIEEDGWMEGDLNGKRGLFPDNFVKEVKKESKEVKETKNEPKEEASQPPRREKSAGNVANLVQRMSTIGIPTGGFQPQPPAAAKKPKKRQCKVLFEYQPQNEDELELKIGEIIEITEEVEEGWWSGTVNGKSGLFPSNFVKELDAMGEDGESNDAAAADETDASAVESVTTPTSPQPASGNGVIAQPKKIRGVGFGDIFREGSVKLKVRLPSPDMEEKKDRPVPSLPSAAKPAHPNTTDLQRADADSKSKAKEYCKVTFAFEATNEDELSLKEGDIIHILSKDTGEPGWWRGEVGGAEGVFPDNFVVMVPEAEKETPMSRGSVKSSPKQESEEKPKKPPPPSKSIGPKPEVPSADRKPHPIRTEDRVDKPTPDHKPSKPAAPVVPPKKPIPPPGKGRQGSIPPKRPDKPLAPSPNLKHNGEVPSTRPKSDFEPLLPNKPKTLSGDWGEKSSDMADLMSFDELSSTSEKLSHPTANRPKMPGRRLPAQFGGHSPNKEVSVEKSFKLSEEDAAKPKLTETRKPSSNTLSPSPSLQRSAETKPSPAAAPSSNSVSQSSRVRPEPEEPSSQLDELRGQMKELLMSVDLLKDQQMKEIKELRRELDEERLKRVALQMEIEKLKRTVHST comes from the exons aggtggtggtggagttCGAGTATGAAGCTCTCCATGACGACGAGCTGACCCTACGGCTGGGCGACATCATCAAGAACGTGCGGTATATAGAGGAGGACGGCTGGATGGAGGGCGACCTCAATGGGAAACGGGGGCTCTTTCCTGACAACTTTGTGAAG gaagtGAAGAAGGAATCCAAAGAGGTCAAGGAAACAAAGAACGAGCCAAAAGAAGAGGCCTCTCAGCCTCCGAGGAGAGAGAAGAGCGCAGGGAACGTGGCCAACCTGGTTCAGAGGATGAGCACCATCGGCATCCCGACTGGCGGCTTCCAGCCTCAGCCGCCCGCAGCTGCAAAGA AGCCCAAGAAGAGACAGTGCAAAGTGCTGTTTGAGTATCAACCACAGAATGAAGATGAGCTGGAGCTGAAAATCGGAGAGATCATAGAAATCACTGAAGAG gttGAAGAGGGCTGGTGGAGCGGCACCGTGAACGGCAAGTCGGGACTGTTCCCCTCCAACTTCGTCAAAGAGCTGGACGCCATGGGAGAGGACGGAGAGTCCAATGACGCCGCAGCAGCAGATGAGACCG ATGCAAGTGCAGTGGAAAGTGTGACCACCCCCACATCGCCTCAGCCTGCCTCAGGGAACGGCGTTATCGCTCAGCCCAAGAAGATCCGAGGCGTCGGCTTCGGAGATATTTTCAGGGAAGGTTCGGTCAAGCTAAAGGTCCGACTGCCCAGCCCcgacatggaggagaagaaggacaGA CCAGTCCCATCATTACCATCTGCTGCAAAGCCCGCCCATCCCAACACGACAGACTTGCAGAGAGCAGACGCAGACAGCAAATCCAAAG CTAAAGAGTACTGCAAGGTCACATTTGCTTTCGAGGCCACGAACGAGGACGAGCTGAGCCTGAAGGAGGGTGATATCATCCACATCCTGAGCAAG GACACAGGAGAGCCTGGCTGGTGGCGAGGGGAGGTCGGTGGCGCAGAAGGCGTCTTTCCTGACAACTTTGTGGTCATGGTTcctgaggcagagaaagag ACTCCAATGTCGAGAGGGTCAGTGAAATCATCACCTAAGCAGGAGTCGGAGGAG AAACCAAAGAAGCCACCTCCACCATCAAAAAGCATAG GTCCCAAACCGGAGGTTCCCAGTGCCGACAGGAAACCCCATCCCatcaggacagaggacagag tTGACAAGCCCACGCCAGATCACAAACCATCCAAGCCTGCAGCGCCAGTGGTCCCACCCAAGAAGCCGATCCCCCCTCCAGGGAAAGGCAGACAGGGAAGCATACCACCAAAGAGGCCCGACAAGCCTCTCGCTCCCTCGCCAAACCTCAA GCACAATGGAGAGGTGCCTTCCACACGACCAAAGTCCGACTTTGAGCCATTATTGCCCAACAAACCCAAAACACTGTCTGGAGACTGGGGGGAGAAGTCCTCTGATATGG CAGATCTGATGAGTTTTGATGAGTTGTCGTCTACCTCGGAGAAGCTGTCTCACCCCACTGCGAACAGACCAAAGATGCCTGGCAGGAGGCTGCCCGCCCAGTTTGGAGGACATTCG CCCAACAAGGAAGTGAGTGTGGAAAAATCCTTCAAGCTCAGTGAAGAGGATGCAGCCAAACCAAAGCTAACAGAAACCAGAAAG CCTTCCTCAAACACCTTATCCCCGTCACCGTCTCTCCAGAGGTCCGCCGAGACAAAGCCGAGCCCTGCGGCAGCACCGAGCTCCAACAGCGTCTCTCAGAGCAGCAGGGTTCGGCCGGAGCCTGAGGAGCCGAGTTCCCAGCTGGACGAGCTGAGGGGCCAGATGAAGGAGCTGCTGATGTCTGTGGATCTGCTGAAGGACCAGCAAAT GAAAGAGATAAAGGAGCTGCGACGAGAGCTGGATGAGGAGAGGCTAAAGCGTGTGGCCCTGCAG
- the cd2ap gene encoding CD2-associated protein isoform X2, producing the protein MEVVVEFEYEALHDDELTLRLGDIIKNVRYIEEDGWMEGDLNGKRGLFPDNFVKEVKKESKEVKETKNEPKEEASQPPRREKSAGNVANLVQRMSTIGIPTGGFQPQPPAAAKKPKKRQCKVLFEYQPQNEDELELKIGEIIEITEEVEEGWWSGTVNGKSGLFPSNFVKELDAMGEDGESNDAAAADETDASAVESVTTPTSPQPASGNGVIAQPKKIRGVGFGDIFREGSVKLKVRLPSPDMEEKKDRPVPSLPSAAKPAHPNTTDLQRADADSKSKAKEYCKVTFAFEATNEDELSLKEGDIIHILSKDTGEPGWWRGEVGGAEGVFPDNFVVMVPEAEKETPMSRGSVKSSPKQESEEKPKKPPPPSKSIGPKPEVPSADRKPHPIRTEDRVDKPTPDHKPSKPAAPVVPPKKPIPPPGKGRQGSIPPKRPDKPLAPSPNLKHNGEVPSTRPKSDFEPLLPNKPKTLSGDWGEKSSDMDLMSFDELSSTSEKLSHPTANRPKMPGRRLPAQFGGHSPNKEVSVEKSFKLSEEDAAKPKLTETRKPSSNTLSPSPSLQRSAETKPSPAAAPSSNSVSQSSRVRPEPEEPSSQLDELRGQMKELLMSVDLLKDQQMKEIKELRRELDEERLKRVALQMEIEKLKRTVHST; encoded by the exons aggtggtggtggagttCGAGTATGAAGCTCTCCATGACGACGAGCTGACCCTACGGCTGGGCGACATCATCAAGAACGTGCGGTATATAGAGGAGGACGGCTGGATGGAGGGCGACCTCAATGGGAAACGGGGGCTCTTTCCTGACAACTTTGTGAAG gaagtGAAGAAGGAATCCAAAGAGGTCAAGGAAACAAAGAACGAGCCAAAAGAAGAGGCCTCTCAGCCTCCGAGGAGAGAGAAGAGCGCAGGGAACGTGGCCAACCTGGTTCAGAGGATGAGCACCATCGGCATCCCGACTGGCGGCTTCCAGCCTCAGCCGCCCGCAGCTGCAAAGA AGCCCAAGAAGAGACAGTGCAAAGTGCTGTTTGAGTATCAACCACAGAATGAAGATGAGCTGGAGCTGAAAATCGGAGAGATCATAGAAATCACTGAAGAG gttGAAGAGGGCTGGTGGAGCGGCACCGTGAACGGCAAGTCGGGACTGTTCCCCTCCAACTTCGTCAAAGAGCTGGACGCCATGGGAGAGGACGGAGAGTCCAATGACGCCGCAGCAGCAGATGAGACCG ATGCAAGTGCAGTGGAAAGTGTGACCACCCCCACATCGCCTCAGCCTGCCTCAGGGAACGGCGTTATCGCTCAGCCCAAGAAGATCCGAGGCGTCGGCTTCGGAGATATTTTCAGGGAAGGTTCGGTCAAGCTAAAGGTCCGACTGCCCAGCCCcgacatggaggagaagaaggacaGA CCAGTCCCATCATTACCATCTGCTGCAAAGCCCGCCCATCCCAACACGACAGACTTGCAGAGAGCAGACGCAGACAGCAAATCCAAAG CTAAAGAGTACTGCAAGGTCACATTTGCTTTCGAGGCCACGAACGAGGACGAGCTGAGCCTGAAGGAGGGTGATATCATCCACATCCTGAGCAAG GACACAGGAGAGCCTGGCTGGTGGCGAGGGGAGGTCGGTGGCGCAGAAGGCGTCTTTCCTGACAACTTTGTGGTCATGGTTcctgaggcagagaaagag ACTCCAATGTCGAGAGGGTCAGTGAAATCATCACCTAAGCAGGAGTCGGAGGAG AAACCAAAGAAGCCACCTCCACCATCAAAAAGCATAG GTCCCAAACCGGAGGTTCCCAGTGCCGACAGGAAACCCCATCCCatcaggacagaggacagag tTGACAAGCCCACGCCAGATCACAAACCATCCAAGCCTGCAGCGCCAGTGGTCCCACCCAAGAAGCCGATCCCCCCTCCAGGGAAAGGCAGACAGGGAAGCATACCACCAAAGAGGCCCGACAAGCCTCTCGCTCCCTCGCCAAACCTCAA GCACAATGGAGAGGTGCCTTCCACACGACCAAAGTCCGACTTTGAGCCATTATTGCCCAACAAACCCAAAACACTGTCTGGAGACTGGGGGGAGAAGTCCTCTGATATGG ATCTGATGAGTTTTGATGAGTTGTCGTCTACCTCGGAGAAGCTGTCTCACCCCACTGCGAACAGACCAAAGATGCCTGGCAGGAGGCTGCCCGCCCAGTTTGGAGGACATTCG CCCAACAAGGAAGTGAGTGTGGAAAAATCCTTCAAGCTCAGTGAAGAGGATGCAGCCAAACCAAAGCTAACAGAAACCAGAAAG CCTTCCTCAAACACCTTATCCCCGTCACCGTCTCTCCAGAGGTCCGCCGAGACAAAGCCGAGCCCTGCGGCAGCACCGAGCTCCAACAGCGTCTCTCAGAGCAGCAGGGTTCGGCCGGAGCCTGAGGAGCCGAGTTCCCAGCTGGACGAGCTGAGGGGCCAGATGAAGGAGCTGCTGATGTCTGTGGATCTGCTGAAGGACCAGCAAAT GAAAGAGATAAAGGAGCTGCGACGAGAGCTGGATGAGGAGAGGCTAAAGCGTGTGGCCCTGCAG